A genomic stretch from Setaria italica strain Yugu1 chromosome VII, Setaria_italica_v2.0, whole genome shotgun sequence includes:
- the LOC101761961 gene encoding DEAD-box ATP-dependent RNA helicase 6: protein MDPRARYPPGIGNGRGGNPNYYGRGPPPQQQQHHHQQPPPPSQAYHQQYVQRQPQPQPSQHLSQQQQQQQWLRRRQIAGEAAGAGAQKATPAVDGIDSSSQDWKAQLKLPPQDTRYRTEDVTATKGNEFEDYFLKRELLMGIYEKGFERPSPIQEESIPIALTGSDILARAKNGTGKTAAFCIPALEKIDQDKNAIQVVILVPTRELALQTSQVCKELGKHLKIQVMVTTGGTSLKDDIIRLYQPVHLLVGTPGRILDLTKKGICVLKDCSMLIMDEADKLLSPEFQPSIEQLIRYLPSNRQILMFSATFPVTVKEFKDKYLPKPYVINLMDELTLKGITQFYAFVEERQKVHCLNTLFSKLQINQSIIFCNSVNRVELLAKKITELGYSCFYIHAKMLQDHRNRVFHDFRNGACRNLVCTDLFTRGIDIQAVNVVINFDFPKNAETYLHRVGRSGRFGHLGLAVNLITYEDRFNLYRIEQELGTEIKPIPPQIDRAIYCQ, encoded by the exons ATGGATCCGCGGGCCAGGTACCCTCCTGGCATCGGGAACGGCCGCGGCGGGAACCCTAACTACTACGGCCGCGGCCCGCCCccgcagcagcaacagcatcaccaccagcagccgccgccgccgtcgcaggcGTACCATCAGCAGTACGTACAGCgtcagccgcagccgcagccctcGCAGCACCTCagccagcaacagcaacagcagcagtgGCTTCGGCGTCGGCAGATCGCTGGCGAGGCCGCGGGTGCTGGCGCACAGAAGGCAACGCCTGCCGTGGACGGCATCGATTCAAG TTCACAAGATTGGAAGGCTCAGCTGAAGCTTCCACCTCAAGATACACGATACAGAACAGAA GATGTTACTGCAACCAAGGGAAATGAATTCGAAGACTATTTTCTGAAACGTGAACTTCTTATGGGGATATATGAGAAAGGATTTGAAAGGCCTTCACCTATCCAAGAAGAAAGCATCCCTATTGCATTAACTGGTAGTGACATTCTTGCAAGAGCAAAGAATGGAACTGGCAAAACTGCTGCATTTTGTATACCTGCACTAGAAAAGATTGACCAAGACAAAAATGCGATTCAAG TTGTCATATTAGTCCCTACAAGGGAATTGGCTTTACAAACTTCGCAAGTCTGCAAAGAACTTGGGAAACACTTGAAAATTCAAGTAATGGTCACTACTGGAGGAACCAGCCTAAAGGATGATATTATTCGGCTTTATCAACCTGTTCATTTACTAGTTGGGACACCTGGTCGAATTTTGGACCTTACAAAGAAAGGCATTTGCGTTCTGAAGGATTGTTCGATGCTTATAATGGATGAG GCGGATAAGCTTCTTTCTCCAGAGTTTCAACCTTCTATTGAGCAGTTGATTCGATACCTTCCATCGAATCGGCAGATTTTGATGTTCTCAGCAACATTTCCTGTGACCGTTAAGGAATTTAAGGATAAATATCTGCCTAAACCTTATGTTATTAACCTTATGGATGAACTTACGCTCAAGGGAATTACACAGTTCTATGCTTTTGTGGAAGAAAGGCAGAAAGTTCATTGCCTTAATACTCTCTTTTCCAAG CTGCAAATTAACCAATCCATAATATTCTGTAACTCTGTAAACCGTGTTGAACTTTTGGCAAAGAAGATTACTGAGCTTGGTTACTCTTGCTTCTACATCCACGCTAAAATGCTGCAAGATCATCGCAATAGGGTATTTCACGATTTTCGCAACGGTGCATGCAGGAACCTTGTGTGTACAG ATCTTTTTACGAGGGGAATAGATATCCAAGCTGTCAATGTTGTGATCAACTTTGATTTCCCCAAGAACGCAGAAACATATCTTCACAGG GTTGGTAGATCTGGGAGATTTGGCCACCTTGGTCTGGCTGTGAATTTGATCACATACGAGGATCGGTTTAACTT GTATCGGATTGAGCAGGAACTTGGAACAGAGATAAAACCAATACCTCCTCAGATAGACCGGGCTATATATTGCCAATAG